In one window of Methanoculleus chikugoensis DNA:
- a CDS encoding SRPBCC family protein — MAETNLIAESGKQDIVISREFDAPQDLVFKACTDPGLVSQWWGPKGVTTTVEKMDTRPGGMWRAVQRDAEGNEYAFHGVYHEVTPGRIVDTFEYDAMPGHVLLETETLEDLGGGRTKLTDHLIFQSVEDRDGMLQAGSQEEMIEPLERLAGLLQSLKQAASAR, encoded by the coding sequence ATGGCAGAAACAAATCTCATCGCTGAATCGGGAAAACAGGATATCGTCATCTCACGGGAGTTCGATGCCCCGCAGGACCTCGTGTTCAAGGCATGCACGGACCCGGGGCTGGTATCGCAGTGGTGGGGGCCAAAGGGCGTCACGACCACGGTCGAGAAGATGGACACGAGGCCCGGCGGGATGTGGCGTGCCGTCCAGCGCGATGCCGAGGGAAACGAGTACGCGTTCCACGGCGTATACCATGAGGTTACGCCCGGGCGGATCGTCGACACCTTCGAGTACGATGCCATGCCGGGCCATGTCCTGCTCGAGACGGAGACGCTCGAAGACCTTGGCGGCGGCAGGACGAAGCTGACCGACCACCTGATCTTCCAGTCGGTCGAGGACCGCGACGGGATGCTCCAGGCGGGATCGCAGGAAGAGATGATCGAGCCCCTGGAACGGCTTGCCGGGCTCCTGCAGTCGTTGAAACAGGCGGCGTCGGCAAGGTAG
- a CDS encoding SDR family oxidoreductase, translating to MDSDYYTGKVCIVTGANSGIGYAISEELLKRGAIVYMAGRSREKVAAAAGQLSAYGGRARPLVMDVTKQEEVQKGIEDTAAEAGRLDLLFNNAGVGGTIPFEMATLEDWKAIIDTNIWSVVYGVHAAVPIMLKQGFGHVVNTSSIAGIVPPPFQALYSLTKYGVTGLTECLKYEFADKGLYFSTICPANIATPIFNKGIDGQARGELRIPDDAYPADKAASLILDRVAEHKGIIVVPEEPYTDLWKGYILGTPEVEERLRQMARERREAFAKGGTYF from the coding sequence ATGGATTCTGATTATTATACGGGTAAGGTCTGCATCGTCACCGGTGCGAACTCCGGGATCGGGTACGCGATCAGCGAAGAACTCCTGAAGCGGGGAGCAATCGTCTACATGGCCGGCCGCAGCCGGGAGAAGGTTGCCGCGGCCGCGGGGCAGCTCTCCGCCTACGGAGGCCGGGCACGCCCGCTTGTCATGGACGTGACGAAGCAGGAAGAGGTGCAGAAGGGCATCGAGGATACGGCGGCAGAGGCGGGCAGGCTGGATCTCCTCTTCAACAACGCGGGCGTCGGGGGGACCATCCCGTTCGAGATGGCCACCCTCGAGGACTGGAAGGCGATCATCGATACCAACATCTGGAGCGTCGTCTACGGCGTCCATGCCGCCGTCCCGATCATGCTCAAACAGGGGTTCGGGCACGTCGTGAACACCAGCTCGATAGCGGGCATCGTTCCGCCTCCGTTCCAGGCACTCTACTCCCTGACGAAGTACGGCGTCACCGGCCTCACCGAATGCCTGAAGTACGAGTTTGCGGATAAGGGGCTCTATTTCTCGACGATCTGCCCGGCGAACATCGCCACCCCGATCTTCAACAAGGGTATCGACGGACAGGCCCGCGGCGAACTCCGGATCCCCGACGACGCGTACCCCGCCGATAAGGCGGCGTCGCTCATCCTCGACCGGGTCGCTGAGCATAAAGGGATCATCGTCGTGCCCGAAGAACCCTACACCGACCTCTGGAAGGGGTATATCCTCGGCACCCCGGAGGTGGAGGAGCGGCTGCGGCAGATGGCACGCGAGCGGCGGGAAGCGTTCGCGAAGGGCGGGACATACTTCTGA
- a CDS encoding antitoxin VapB family protein translates to MGVEATIKVTPEVKGRLDKLKNYPRETYNDVIDRLTRDALEEAAGELTDEDIRDIEEAIADIKAGRVYTTEELKLELGID, encoded by the coding sequence ATGGGTGTGGAAGCAACGATCAAGGTGACCCCGGAAGTGAAGGGGAGGCTGGATAAACTGAAAAACTACCCCCGGGAGACGTACAACGACGTGATCGACCGTCTCACCCGGGACGCCCTGGAGGAGGCTGCCGGAGAACTGACGGATGAAGACATCCGTGATATCGAGGAGGCGATTGCGGATATCAAGGCGGGGAGAGTCTACACGACGGAGGAGTTGAAGCTGGAACTGGGGATCGATTGA
- a CDS encoding DUF362 domain-containing protein codes for MTAPEQYVKGAPVDSDIGRRPTDAEGSPVCGARLDASRAYAGIPALLRKVIDENDTAAWAEITEKIDYIYTHIGYALSTLDRETGFIAAVRSRVRSGRILLFKPNLVGPQVIDPGTHGEDLGAPVCTDWSVIAALMRWFHDNLDIDYHRMALGEASTSSLLLESAFSRQARRTITSEAIFEGRSGDFYGGWGFYFVRRYLAQRHPPSHTDDPMRGYEESVAGRYLPPGRAGDRLMVYDLNKLGDDPSRGRTVPVPGGANFPEITLHKVIVGGDADDRGDYPGCVLVNVPKLKIHAQDLITNAIKNLGIGLYPTQCPSGACPGRTSWKYALPPSATPSFKAKLPHMPWVVEMDTAANLPVKDENGAYAATRTAGMPGTQADVIRAVQNQQVFMLHVSDAIDTINLNHNPEGIAVRVPEGYIWASLDCVALDHLCSRYCFKTVPMAEGLKLKEENGWVTEFVRHVPVATVEGRNIVTVEGLDSPLFRYNLYRYAEERGVGRQQYYVTGWDGTTGTPLASLAGHPGRIKGTAFVELMTKTMYYNPSCMLWDMQKTLLSYAEAHDRLTGSSLVEQFMEGFDENRDGIIDYDENGRKGFWTPGFSILSHALDLQMAGDYGMLEGDFYRTANYSLKHTDPRWNPQGHDFAREYMLVWIATRAYEMSKAETVSDDPFVPGMKWGRGMWPGWNLATWHLLSGFVYGGISPDLVSPGSLYGTAFRYADKTRNNGAYTRSVDQAVCDPRAVALYFEAASNGAAPLDFTLYVPAGFGSLAGVKIPNVEETDDPGRIFTARFAGGREVW; via the coding sequence ATGACTGCACCTGAACAGTACGTAAAAGGAGCCCCGGTCGATTCGGATATCGGGAGGAGACCCACCGACGCGGAGGGATCTCCCGTCTGCGGCGCCAGGCTGGACGCTTCGCGGGCCTATGCCGGCATCCCCGCGCTGCTCCGGAAGGTGATCGACGAGAACGACACCGCCGCCTGGGCGGAGATTACAGAGAAGATCGACTACATCTACACGCATATCGGTTACGCCTTGAGCACTCTCGACCGGGAGACCGGTTTTATCGCCGCGGTCAGGTCCCGGGTGCGATCGGGCAGGATACTCCTCTTCAAGCCCAACCTGGTCGGACCGCAGGTCATCGATCCCGGGACGCACGGCGAAGACCTCGGCGCCCCCGTCTGCACCGACTGGTCGGTGATAGCCGCCCTGATGCGGTGGTTCCACGACAACCTCGATATCGACTACCACCGGATGGCACTCGGGGAAGCCTCCACGTCTTCCCTCCTTCTCGAGAGCGCCTTCAGCCGGCAGGCCAGGCGGACGATCACCTCCGAGGCGATCTTCGAGGGGCGGAGCGGGGACTTCTACGGCGGCTGGGGCTTCTACTTCGTTCGCCGCTACCTCGCACAGCGCCACCCTCCTTCCCACACCGACGACCCCATGAGGGGGTACGAGGAGAGCGTGGCCGGCAGGTACCTCCCGCCGGGCAGGGCGGGTGACCGGCTGATGGTCTACGACCTGAACAAGCTGGGCGACGACCCGTCACGGGGGAGGACGGTCCCCGTTCCCGGAGGAGCGAACTTCCCGGAGATCACCCTGCACAAGGTGATCGTGGGCGGCGACGCCGACGATCGCGGGGACTATCCCGGCTGCGTCCTGGTCAACGTCCCGAAACTGAAGATCCACGCACAGGACCTCATCACCAACGCGATAAAGAACCTGGGTATCGGCCTCTACCCGACGCAGTGCCCCTCGGGCGCATGCCCCGGGCGGACCTCGTGGAAGTACGCGCTGCCCCCCTCCGCAACGCCGAGTTTCAAGGCGAAACTGCCGCATATGCCCTGGGTCGTCGAGATGGATACCGCCGCAAACCTGCCGGTCAAGGACGAGAACGGAGCATACGCCGCGACGAGGACCGCGGGGATGCCGGGAACCCAGGCCGACGTCATCAGGGCGGTGCAGAACCAGCAGGTCTTCATGCTGCACGTCTCCGACGCGATCGACACGATCAACCTCAACCACAACCCCGAGGGCATCGCCGTCAGAGTCCCCGAAGGCTACATCTGGGCATCTCTCGACTGCGTTGCACTGGATCATCTCTGCTCGCGGTACTGCTTCAAGACCGTCCCCATGGCCGAGGGGCTGAAGCTTAAGGAGGAGAACGGCTGGGTCACGGAGTTCGTCCGTCACGTCCCGGTGGCGACCGTCGAAGGGCGAAACATCGTGACCGTAGAAGGGCTCGACTCGCCCCTCTTCCGGTACAACCTCTACCGGTATGCCGAAGAGCGGGGGGTGGGCCGGCAGCAGTACTACGTCACGGGCTGGGACGGCACCACAGGGACGCCGCTCGCGTCTCTCGCCGGGCACCCGGGGAGGATTAAAGGCACGGCGTTCGTCGAACTCATGACGAAGACGATGTACTACAACCCCTCCTGCATGCTGTGGGATATGCAGAAGACCCTCCTGAGCTACGCGGAGGCGCACGATCGCCTGACCGGCTCCTCGCTCGTCGAGCAGTTCATGGAAGGATTCGACGAGAACCGTGACGGCATCATCGATTACGACGAGAACGGGCGGAAAGGGTTCTGGACACCGGGGTTCAGCATCCTGTCGCATGCGCTGGACCTCCAGATGGCCGGGGATTACGGTATGCTCGAAGGGGATTTCTACCGGACGGCAAACTACTCCCTGAAGCATACCGATCCGCGATGGAACCCGCAGGGTCACGACTTCGCCCGCGAGTACATGCTCGTCTGGATCGCGACGAGGGCTTACGAGATGTCGAAGGCCGAAACGGTGAGCGACGACCCCTTCGTGCCGGGGATGAAGTGGGGCAGGGGGATGTGGCCGGGTTGGAACCTCGCAACGTGGCACCTGCTCTCCGGGTTCGTATACGGCGGAATCTCCCCCGACCTGGTCAGCCCCGGTTCACTCTATGGGACGGCGTTCAGGTACGCCGATAAGACCCGGAACAACGGTGCGTATACCAGAAGCGTCGATCAGGCGGTCTGTGACCCCCGCGCCGTCGCTCTATACTTCGAGGCCGCCTCAAACGGTGCGGCTCCCCTGGACTTCACCCTCTACGTGCCCGCGGGGTTCGGGAGTCTCGCGGGTGTGAAGATCCCCAACGTGGAGGAGACGGACGATCCGGGCAGGATCTTCACCGCACGTTTTGCCGGGGGCCGGGAAGTCTGGTAA
- a CDS encoding acetoacetate decarboxylase family protein: MFRPQDDFTYLMPVHFGGGKFDPETLVTQRATGLVISFETERDLLERYIPEGFELLAPEVQVAFNKFTEINWMHGGQYNLINVAAPVRFHGKKDELDGAYTLVVWENKTAPILGGREQTGIPKIYADIEDLHIVRPNFATAVSYEGNTFLNMNFEARGSITGRDLDALKAQFLSMNTLGWRYIPKVGAPGAELSQFVLYPQGMEVETAQVGKGSLKWTELTPMQNPAQYYIVNSLAALPIKRVTQAVMVEGRAILRAMGARVIE, translated from the coding sequence ATGTTCCGACCACAGGACGATTTTACCTACTTGATGCCGGTTCACTTCGGAGGGGGGAAGTTCGACCCGGAGACACTGGTCACGCAGAGGGCGACCGGTCTCGTCATTAGTTTTGAAACCGAGAGAGACCTTCTTGAGAGATACATCCCCGAGGGATTCGAACTCCTGGCCCCCGAGGTGCAGGTCGCGTTCAACAAATTCACCGAGATCAACTGGATGCACGGGGGCCAGTACAACCTGATCAACGTGGCGGCGCCGGTCCGGTTCCACGGCAAGAAGGACGAACTCGACGGCGCCTATACGCTGGTGGTCTGGGAGAACAAGACCGCACCCATCCTCGGGGGACGGGAACAGACCGGCATCCCGAAGATCTATGCGGATATCGAGGACCTGCATATCGTCCGGCCCAACTTCGCCACGGCCGTCAGCTACGAGGGGAACACCTTCCTCAACATGAACTTCGAGGCCAGAGGATCGATAACCGGGCGGGATCTCGATGCCCTGAAGGCGCAGTTCCTCTCCATGAACACCCTCGGGTGGCGGTACATCCCGAAGGTGGGGGCTCCGGGAGCGGAACTCTCCCAGTTCGTCCTCTACCCCCAGGGCATGGAGGTGGAGACGGCACAGGTCGGCAAAGGCAGCCTGAAGTGGACCGAACTGACCCCGATGCAGAACCCGGCCCAGTACTACATCGTCAACAGCCTCGCGGCCCTGCCCATAAAACGGGTGACGCAGGCGGTAATGGTCGAGGGGAGAGCCATCCTCCGCGCGATGGGCGCAAGGGTGATTGAGTAA
- a CDS encoding 7-cyano-7-deazaguanine synthase, with translation MKIDKALVENYKLNINSGQINRFFFSEGKNAPVRKRLPARLDDFVRIIMYCNFIDRLNVCARDEQHQIEIPVYDLPFWKGEEEQLIKILWSLYRRDFSLDFLCDTSQKPKTQIQMKLFDEGQRELLLFSEGLDSIAAATEFPKATLVHVVKSTYTESHMKNVMNLFPERKIETITYGLRGENLPLDTGISNSRGLIFLGLASIHLYLNKSNTLITGENGVMMHNPPLFEGSKPTRTMDPNFVRLLQGLLSDIYGEDIQIKTPFLKMTKKEVLEIAKQNLKENFKTAIECSYSCFSQQPRGNETKMCGRCCACLLRTISIRSLQGYDNSTYERSPFSEDFSDGKGAVNVMDLMRFSRGVLQYKLPYVAAKIVKQDEELFHRFAQDVMDTIRNVPEKSYHLKIESERPIFL, from the coding sequence ATGAAAATTGACAAAGCGCTAGTTGAAAATTACAAACTGAATATCAACAGTGGGCAGATAAATCGTTTTTTCTTTAGTGAAGGAAAGAACGCTCCAGTACGAAAGAGGTTGCCTGCAAGGCTTGATGATTTTGTCAGAATAATCATGTATTGCAACTTCATTGATCGACTAAATGTTTGTGCGAGAGATGAGCAACACCAAATTGAAATTCCCGTATACGATCTCCCATTTTGGAAGGGTGAAGAAGAACAGCTGATTAAAATCTTATGGTCTCTTTATCGACGAGATTTTTCTCTGGACTTTCTTTGTGATACATCGCAGAAGCCAAAAACACAGATTCAAATGAAACTTTTTGATGAGGGTCAACGAGAACTTCTATTGTTTTCTGAAGGATTGGATAGTATCGCGGCAGCGACTGAGTTTCCAAAAGCAACATTAGTCCATGTCGTAAAATCCACCTACACAGAATCACATATGAAAAATGTGATGAATCTTTTCCCTGAACGGAAAATCGAAACGATCACTTATGGTTTAAGGGGAGAAAATTTGCCTCTCGATACTGGTATCTCGAATTCAAGAGGTTTAATTTTTCTCGGATTGGCATCGATTCATCTTTACTTGAATAAATCAAATACGCTTATTACCGGGGAAAATGGAGTGATGATGCACAATCCTCCCCTATTCGAAGGTTCAAAACCCACAAGAACAATGGATCCTAATTTTGTTCGCTTACTGCAGGGATTATTGTCCGATATTTATGGAGAAGATATTCAGATCAAAACACCTTTCTTAAAGATGACGAAAAAAGAGGTCCTTGAAATTGCAAAACAAAACCTGAAAGAAAACTTCAAAACAGCAATTGAATGCAGTTATTCATGTTTTAGCCAGCAGCCGCGGGGGAATGAAACGAAGATGTGCGGACGATGTTGTGCTTGTTTACTGCGTACAATTTCAATACGATCTCTTCAGGGGTATGATAACTCAACGTATGAGCGATCTCCCTTCTCAGAAGACTTCAGCGATGGGAAAGGCGCAGTAAATGTAATGGACTTAATGCGTTTTTCAAGGGGTGTCTTGCAATACAAGCTCCCTTATGTTGCTGCAAAAATTGTTAAGCAGGATGAAGAGCTGTTTCACCGATTCGCCCAAGATGTTATGGACACAATAAGAAATGTCCCGGAAAAGTCTTACCACCTGAAAATTGAATCCGAAAGGCCTATTTTTCTGTGA
- a CDS encoding symporter small accessory protein, protein MFGITDPAIWVGYLLALGFTLACLVYGLLNWNKGTEEERDGS, encoded by the coding sequence ATGTTTGGCATTACCGATCCCGCGATCTGGGTTGGATATCTGCTTGCGCTCGGCTTCACGCTCGCATGCTTAGTGTACGGCCTGTTGAACTGGAATAAAGGAACGGAGGAGGAACGGGATGGCAGTTGA
- a CDS encoding SRPBCC domain-containing protein has product MEEAEQIRSEILVERVFDAPRELVWKAWTEPGCVKRWWGPKGFTAPVIEIDLRVGARYLYGMRSPEGRDFWSTGVYREIAPAERIVATDSFADAEGNVVPASDYGMTGDWPLELVATVTFEDGDGGTKLTIREPGIPAGEMRDMAEAGWNESLDKLAELLKELSRR; this is encoded by the coding sequence ATGGAAGAAGCAGAGCAGATCAGGTCGGAGATCCTCGTCGAGCGTGTTTTCGATGCACCGCGCGAACTCGTCTGGAAGGCATGGACAGAGCCGGGGTGCGTAAAGCGCTGGTGGGGGCCGAAAGGCTTCACCGCGCCCGTCATCGAGATCGATCTCCGCGTGGGAGCGAGGTACCTGTACGGCATGCGGTCGCCCGAGGGCCGGGACTTCTGGAGCACGGGCGTTTACCGCGAGATCGCCCCCGCGGAGCGGATCGTCGCCACCGACTCGTTCGCGGATGCGGAGGGCAACGTGGTCCCGGCCTCGGACTACGGGATGACCGGAGACTGGCCGCTGGAACTGGTGGCGACGGTGACGTTCGAGGACGGCGACGGCGGGACAAAACTGACCATACGGGAGCCCGGCATCCCGGCGGGCGAGATGCGGGATATGGCCGAGGCCGGCTGGAACGAGTCCCTCGACAAACTCGCAGAACTCCTGAAGGAACTCTCGCGGAGATAA
- a CDS encoding type II toxin-antitoxin system RelE family toxin, with protein sequence MAYTVIWTEKALKNLKQLPRETAARIVAAVEKIRDNPLDHLHPLRGSPYFKLRVGNYRVILDLRKKIMIVYVIKVGKRENVYDRI encoded by the coding sequence ATGGCCTATACGGTGATCTGGACCGAAAAAGCCCTTAAAAACCTGAAACAACTCCCCCGCGAAACTGCTGCGAGGATCGTTGCAGCCGTCGAGAAGATCCGCGACAACCCCCTCGATCACCTGCACCCGTTGCGAGGATCTCCCTACTTCAAACTGCGGGTAGGAAATTACCGCGTCATTCTGGACTTACGAAAGAAGATCATGATTGTGTACGTGATCAAGGTCGGGAAGCGGGAGAATGTGTACGACAGGATCTGA
- a CDS encoding nucleoside recognition protein — translation MISPDDVPNVVSERDERRKAGRVMDGTAEIISAALGLSLELLVRTVPIVVAGVLIAEVLIALKITDRIASVAYPVTTFSHLPRECGASFLLAFVSPQAADAMLVDYHRRGMIGRSELVVAALINSFPSVVMHWRYLIPVYVPLLGVFGLIYFGILMGIGFLKTGIVMAAGRVLLSPPPASGPPEKSSGPTPSVREALRASLKPTAKTLRRILGIMIPTIVVVAFLVEAGVFDAVAAYLESASRLFPIPPEGLAIVAAKFGSYVAAASLASGLLAAGDMAGRDIVITLLVANLLTSVVTYLRWLGSFYAAIFGPRLGAEIMILSVALQDGLLLITIFLLAWFW, via the coding sequence GTGATATCCCCGGACGACGTACCGAATGTTGTTTCGGAGCGGGACGAACGCCGCAAGGCGGGGCGGGTCATGGACGGCACGGCGGAGATCATTTCAGCGGCACTGGGCCTCTCGCTCGAACTCCTGGTTCGGACGGTTCCGATCGTCGTCGCCGGCGTCCTGATCGCCGAAGTCCTGATTGCTCTCAAAATCACCGACAGGATAGCAAGCGTCGCCTACCCGGTCACGACGTTCTCCCACCTCCCCCGCGAGTGCGGGGCGAGTTTCCTCCTGGCGTTCGTCTCGCCGCAGGCGGCCGACGCGATGCTCGTCGACTACCACCGCAGGGGGATGATCGGGAGGAGCGAGCTCGTCGTCGCGGCGCTCATCAACTCCTTCCCGTCCGTCGTGATGCACTGGCGCTACCTCATCCCGGTCTACGTGCCGCTGCTCGGGGTCTTCGGCCTGATCTACTTCGGCATACTGATGGGGATCGGGTTCCTCAAGACCGGGATCGTCATGGCGGCCGGGAGGGTGCTGCTCTCCCCGCCTCCCGCGTCCGGGCCGCCGGAGAAGTCTTCCGGGCCGACCCCGTCCGTTCGCGAGGCTCTGCGGGCATCTCTTAAACCGACCGCGAAGACCCTCCGCCGCATCCTCGGGATCATGATCCCGACGATCGTCGTCGTGGCGTTCCTGGTCGAGGCGGGGGTCTTCGACGCCGTCGCCGCGTACCTGGAGAGCGCGAGCCGGCTCTTCCCCATACCGCCCGAAGGGCTCGCGATCGTCGCCGCGAAGTTCGGGTCGTACGTCGCCGCGGCAAGCCTTGCGTCCGGGCTGCTTGCGGCGGGGGATATGGCGGGCAGGGATATCGTCATCACGCTGCTCGTGGCGAACCTGCTCACCAGCGTCGTCACCTACCTGCGATGGCTCGGGTCGTTCTACGCCGCGATCTTCGGCCCGAGGCTGGGTGCCGAGATCATGATCCTCTCGGTCGCGCTCCAAGACGGCCTCCTGCTGATAACGATCTTCCTGCTGGCCTGGTTCTGGTAA
- a CDS encoding CPBP family intramembrane glutamic endopeptidase: MADVLIVLVLLGIAVAGVAVAVRYRRDMRAGRPLPADPSVPYLTIPVFVLLFFIAAAFEEVGWTGYATDPLQERRSALSAALIIGTIGAAWHFIPWLLQNSPVWAAGQALSTVALRVLIVWLYNNTHKSVFAATLFHGMVNVAGFSFPNFGSHYDPVVTGAIAVAVAAVVVAVWGPTTLARRS, from the coding sequence ATGGCCGACGTCCTGATCGTCCTCGTCCTGCTCGGTATCGCCGTCGCGGGGGTGGCGGTCGCGGTGCGCTACCGGCGTGATATGCGTGCCGGCCGGCCGCTCCCCGCCGACCCTTCTGTCCCGTATCTCACGATCCCGGTCTTCGTCCTCCTCTTCTTCATCGCCGCCGCATTCGAGGAGGTGGGCTGGACGGGATACGCCACCGACCCCCTGCAGGAGCGGCGGAGCGCTCTTTCCGCCGCGCTCATCATCGGGACGATCGGGGCGGCCTGGCACTTCATCCCCTGGCTCCTGCAGAACAGCCCGGTCTGGGCGGCGGGGCAGGCCCTCTCGACGGTCGCGCTGCGGGTCCTGATCGTCTGGCTCTACAACAACACCCATAAAAGCGTCTTTGCCGCGACCCTCTTCCACGGCATGGTGAACGTTGCCGGGTTCTCGTTCCCGAACTTCGGTTCCCACTACGACCCGGTCGTCACCGGGGCGATCGCGGTAGCGGTCGCGGCGGTGGTGGTGGCCGTCTGGGGGCCGACGACGCTCGCCCGCCGGTCCTGA